In Paenibacillus sp. FSL M7-0420, a single genomic region encodes these proteins:
- a CDS encoding argininosuccinate synthase gives MPKEKIVLAYSGGLDTSVILKWLKETYDAEIIAFTADIGQKEELDGLEEKALATGASKVYIDDLRDEFANDFIYPMFQAGALYEGQYLLGTSIARPLIAKRMVDIAIAEGATAIAHGATGKGNDQVRFELNAAALSPSIKVIAPWRLEEFRNQFPGRAEMIAYAEANGIPVQASAAKPYSMDRNLLHISYESGVLEDPWFDPSAPENKEMFLLSNAPEDAPDEAEYLELDFVKGDCVALNGEALSPLQVMEKLNELGGKHGIGRVDMVENRFVGMKSRGVYETPGGTILFTAHRKMESITMDREVMNLRDSLITRYSTLVYNGFWFAPERIAMQALVKESQKNVTGTVRVKLYKGNIIGAGVKSPVSLYNPDIATMEADPTQAYDQGDATGFIRLNALRLKVSAGVAESNK, from the coding sequence ATGCCAAAAGAAAAAATTGTACTCGCCTATTCCGGCGGGCTGGATACCTCAGTCATTCTGAAGTGGTTGAAAGAAACGTATGATGCGGAGATTATTGCTTTTACAGCGGATATTGGTCAAAAAGAAGAGTTGGATGGTCTGGAGGAAAAAGCACTCGCCACCGGCGCGTCCAAGGTCTACATCGATGATCTGCGCGATGAGTTCGCGAATGACTTCATCTACCCTATGTTCCAGGCGGGTGCACTCTATGAGGGACAATATTTGCTGGGCACCAGCATTGCCCGTCCGCTGATCGCCAAGCGCATGGTGGATATCGCCATTGCCGAAGGCGCTACAGCCATTGCCCATGGAGCTACAGGTAAAGGGAATGACCAGGTACGCTTCGAGCTGAACGCTGCTGCGTTATCGCCGAGCATTAAGGTAATCGCGCCTTGGCGTCTGGAAGAGTTCCGCAACCAGTTCCCGGGCCGGGCCGAGATGATCGCTTACGCCGAAGCCAACGGTATTCCGGTACAAGCCTCTGCGGCCAAGCCGTATTCGATGGACCGCAACCTGCTGCATATCAGCTATGAGAGCGGCGTGCTGGAAGACCCGTGGTTCGATCCAAGCGCACCGGAGAACAAGGAAATGTTCCTGCTCTCCAATGCGCCGGAGGACGCCCCGGATGAAGCTGAGTATCTGGAGCTGGACTTCGTCAAGGGTGACTGCGTAGCGCTGAACGGCGAAGCGTTATCCCCGCTGCAAGTGATGGAGAAGCTCAATGAGCTGGGCGGCAAGCATGGGATTGGACGCGTGGATATGGTCGAGAACCGTTTTGTCGGCATGAAGAGCCGTGGCGTGTATGAGACTCCGGGCGGAACCATTCTGTTCACCGCTCACCGCAAAATGGAATCGATCACCATGGACCGTGAAGTGATGAACCTGCGTGACAGCTTGATCACCCGTTACAGCACGCTGGTGTATAACGGCTTCTGGTTCGCACCGGAGCGGATTGCGATGCAGGCCCTGGTGAAGGAGAGCCAGAAGAACGTGACCGGTACGGTACGCGTGAAGCTCTACAAGGGCAACATCATCGGCGCCGGAGTCAAGAGTCCGGTCAGCCTGTACAACCCGGATATCGCCACCATGGAGGCAGATCCTACTCAGGCCTACGACCAGGGCGATGCGACCGGCTTTATCCGTCTGAATGCCCTTCGTCTGAAGGTATCGGCAGGCGTAGCAGAATCCAATAAGTAG
- a CDS encoding acetylornithine transaminase, whose product MSELTQTDKNSLTGAPQERSAGTNGQGAAPAKLSAVFPSYSRYDISLVKGKGSWVWDEQGNKYLDFMCGLAVTSLGHAPEKVGAKLKEQIDTLWHVSNLFHIPGQDRVAALLTENSCADQVFFCNSGAEANEAAIKLARRYHQKVKGTDRYEVITFEQSFHGRTLATLTATGQSKVKEGFLPLPAGFKTVPLHDLEALKGAINEHTAAIMLEMVLAEGGVLEVQQEFMDAVVALCKEHGLLLIVDEVQTGMGRTGKLFAHQHYGIEPDIFTLAKGVASGFPAGVMLGKGYLREAFSPGSHASTFGGTPLAAAVMEATIETMLEDKLPERAAEMGEYLSGQLRAKLADTSFVKEIRGKGLLIGIECQEPVAEIVLAGQKHGLLFVQAGPNVIRLLPNLYVSTDEIDQAVDILSELIHTYANQGNGEANS is encoded by the coding sequence ATGAGTGAGCTTACGCAAACGGACAAGAATTCTTTGACAGGGGCGCCGCAGGAGCGTTCAGCAGGAACGAACGGACAGGGGGCCGCTCCTGCCAAGCTGAGTGCGGTATTCCCGTCATATAGCAGATATGATATCAGTCTGGTCAAAGGCAAAGGCAGCTGGGTATGGGATGAGCAGGGTAACAAGTATCTGGACTTCATGTGCGGCCTCGCGGTAACGAGCCTGGGCCATGCGCCGGAGAAGGTCGGTGCGAAGCTCAAGGAGCAGATTGATACGCTGTGGCATGTCTCGAACCTGTTCCACATTCCGGGCCAGGACCGGGTAGCTGCGCTGCTGACAGAGAATAGCTGTGCGGATCAGGTTTTCTTCTGCAACAGCGGAGCGGAAGCGAATGAAGCAGCCATCAAGCTGGCGCGCCGGTATCACCAGAAGGTGAAGGGGACGGACCGCTATGAAGTGATTACCTTCGAGCAATCGTTCCATGGCCGTACGCTGGCTACTCTGACAGCGACCGGACAATCGAAGGTCAAGGAAGGCTTCCTGCCGCTTCCGGCGGGCTTCAAGACAGTGCCGCTGCATGATCTGGAGGCGCTGAAGGGTGCTATTAACGAGCACACGGCAGCGATTATGCTGGAGATGGTGCTTGCCGAGGGCGGTGTGCTTGAGGTACAGCAGGAGTTCATGGATGCTGTTGTAGCGCTGTGCAAGGAGCACGGACTGCTGCTGATCGTGGACGAAGTGCAGACCGGGATGGGCCGTACGGGCAAGCTGTTCGCTCATCAGCATTACGGCATTGAGCCGGACATTTTCACCTTGGCCAAAGGCGTAGCCAGCGGCTTCCCGGCCGGTGTGATGCTGGGCAAAGGTTATCTGCGTGAGGCCTTCAGCCCGGGCAGCCACGCCAGTACCTTCGGCGGCACCCCGCTGGCGGCAGCGGTGATGGAAGCAACCATTGAGACCATGCTTGAAGACAAGCTGCCTGAGCGGGCTGCGGAGATGGGCGAATACTTAAGCGGACAGCTTAGAGCGAAGCTGGCAGACACTTCCTTCGTGAAGGAGATTCGCGGCAAAGGCCTGCTGATCGGCATTGAATGCCAGGAGCCGGTAGCCGAGATCGTGCTTGCCGGACAGAAGCACGGGCTGCTGTTCGTTCAGGCCGGACCGAATGTCATTCGACTGCTGCCTAATCTATATGTAAGCACCGATGAGATTGATCAGGCGGTGGACATCCTATCGGAACTAATTCATACTTATGCTAATCAAGGAAACGGGGAGGCAAATTCATGA
- the argB gene encoding acetylglutamate kinase, with the protein MTLEPIESQAQAGATGLFVMKCGGSTLAALPDSFFEDLRELQVSGNQPVIVHGGGPAISSNLEKLGIESRFVNGLRVTTEEVLDVVEMTLSGSINKAIVRRIQASGGQALGLSGVDGNLITAHPVANHHEVGLVGEVTGVRAGIVTGILAMGYIPVIAPVGVDGEGQRYNINADTAAGAVASYIGSPSMIVVTDVPGIMRTVDGEKVVLPSVTVAQIEALIENGEIYGGMIPKVRAAMDCIQGQVSEVIIVDGKEPRVLSRVLKGEALGTRIVR; encoded by the coding sequence ATGACGTTAGAACCGATAGAGTCTCAGGCGCAGGCGGGGGCCACCGGGTTGTTCGTAATGAAATGCGGGGGGAGTACGCTGGCGGCGCTGCCGGATTCATTCTTCGAGGATCTGCGGGAGCTTCAGGTCAGCGGGAATCAGCCTGTAATCGTGCATGGCGGCGGCCCGGCGATCTCCAGCAATCTGGAGAAGCTCGGCATTGAGAGCCGCTTCGTGAACGGCCTGCGGGTAACGACGGAAGAGGTGCTGGATGTGGTCGAGATGACCCTGTCCGGCAGCATCAACAAGGCGATTGTCCGCCGAATTCAGGCCAGCGGGGGGCAGGCACTCGGGTTATCCGGCGTTGACGGCAACCTGATTACGGCGCACCCGGTGGCCAATCATCATGAAGTGGGTCTGGTGGGAGAAGTGACCGGTGTTCGAGCGGGGATTGTGACGGGTATCTTGGCGATGGGCTATATTCCGGTTATTGCACCAGTGGGCGTAGATGGCGAAGGCCAGCGGTACAACATCAATGCGGACACCGCTGCCGGAGCTGTGGCTTCATATATCGGCTCGCCGAGTATGATCGTGGTTACGGATGTGCCGGGTATTATGCGGACGGTGGACGGGGAGAAGGTAGTGCTTCCGTCCGTAACGGTGGCGCAGATTGAAGCGCTGATTGAGAATGGAGAAATCTACGGCGGAATGATTCCCAAAGTGCGCGCTGCGATGGACTGCATCCAGGGTCAGGTGTCCGAGGTTATTATTGTAGACGGCAAAGAGCCGCGTGTCCTCAGCCGGGTGCTGAAGGGTGAAGCGCTGGGCACGCGGATTGTTCGATAA
- the argH gene encoding argininosuccinate lyase, with protein MSKLWGGRFTKGTNKLVEEYTASIEFDKVLAEEDVQGSLAHVTMLGKCGILPQEDVETIKNGLAKVLEMVRAGEIVFSVADEDIHMNIEKNLIEQIGPVGGKLHTGRSRNDQVATDMHLYLRNRVVELVALLHELQGALIGQAKDNLETIVPGYTHLQRAQPILFAHHLLAYVSMFRRDAERLTDSYKRINVLPLGAGALAGTTFPIDRHFVAEQLGFDGVYENSLDAVSDRDFIVEFLANASLVMTHLSRLSEELVLWSSTEFSFVELDDAFCTGSSIMPQKKNPDVPELVRGKTGRVYGNLIGLLTVLKSLPLAYNKDMQEDKEGMFDTVATLTGALQLFAPMIATMKVNKARMREAVNTDFSNATDIADFLVGKGLPFRQAHEVIGKTVLYCINEGKFLLDLTLDEFKQFSPLFDDQIYAVLQPEAVVNARNVYGGTATVQVQAAIGRAEADLAAAGEWVKQHGHAAE; from the coding sequence GTGAGCAAGCTGTGGGGCGGACGTTTTACCAAAGGAACGAACAAGCTGGTAGAGGAATATACGGCTTCTATCGAGTTCGATAAAGTGCTGGCGGAAGAGGATGTGCAGGGCAGTCTGGCCCATGTCACGATGCTGGGTAAATGCGGAATTCTGCCGCAAGAGGATGTCGAGACGATCAAGAACGGACTGGCGAAGGTACTGGAGATGGTACGCGCGGGGGAGATTGTATTCTCGGTTGCCGATGAAGATATCCACATGAATATTGAAAAGAACTTGATCGAACAGATCGGCCCGGTCGGCGGCAAGCTGCACACCGGACGCAGCCGCAACGATCAGGTGGCTACAGATATGCACCTCTACCTGCGAAACCGCGTGGTGGAGCTGGTCGCGCTGCTGCATGAGCTGCAGGGTGCGCTGATCGGGCAGGCCAAGGATAACCTGGAGACCATCGTTCCTGGATATACCCACCTGCAGCGGGCACAGCCGATTCTGTTCGCACATCATCTGCTGGCCTACGTGTCGATGTTCCGCCGCGATGCGGAGCGCCTGACCGACAGCTACAAGCGGATCAACGTGCTGCCGCTGGGTGCCGGGGCGCTGGCGGGAACGACGTTCCCGATTGACCGCCACTTCGTGGCCGAGCAGCTTGGCTTCGACGGGGTCTATGAGAACAGTCTGGATGCGGTCAGCGACCGCGACTTCATCGTGGAGTTCCTGGCGAATGCATCGCTCGTTATGACTCATCTGTCCCGGCTCAGTGAAGAGCTGGTGCTGTGGAGCAGCACCGAATTCAGCTTCGTGGAGCTGGATGATGCCTTCTGCACCGGCAGCAGCATCATGCCGCAGAAGAAGAACCCGGATGTGCCGGAGCTGGTACGCGGCAAGACAGGCCGTGTCTACGGCAACCTGATCGGACTCCTGACCGTGCTGAAGTCGCTGCCGCTGGCCTATAACAAGGACATGCAGGAAGACAAGGAAGGCATGTTCGATACTGTAGCTACGCTTACAGGGGCCTTGCAGCTGTTCGCGCCGATGATCGCCACCATGAAGGTGAACAAGGCGCGGATGCGTGAAGCGGTGAATACGGACTTCTCCAACGCGACCGATATCGCCGACTTCCTGGTAGGCAAAGGCCTGCCGTTCCGTCAGGCGCATGAGGTGATCGGCAAGACCGTCCTGTATTGCATCAACGAGGGCAAGTTCCTGCTCGATCTGACGCTGGACGAATTCAAGCAGTTCTCGCCGCTGTTCGACGACCAGATCTATGCAGTGCTCCAGCCGGAGGCCGTGGTGAACGCCCGTAATGTCTACGGTGGTACCGCTACGGTTCAGGTGCAGGCCGCCATCGGGCGAGCTGAAGCGGACCTGGCTGCTGCGGGTGAATGGGTGAAGCAG
- the argF gene encoding ornithine carbamoyltransferase, with amino-acid sequence MSHGTPGVTETIAAQLKGRDLLELNDYSPEEITYLIDLAIELKRKQKNGEVYQPLLGKTIGLIFEKSSTRTRVSFEVGMYQLGGHALFLSKNDIQLGRGETVGDTAQVMSRYLDGIMIRTFGHDKVEDLARYASVPVINGLSDLAHPCQVLADYQTVYEHKGKLKGLKLAYIGDGNNMAHSLLIGGAKLGVHVSIAGPEGYEPDESVVAEAREIAKETGSFITVTRSPQEAVQDADVIYTDVWASMGFEAEQLAREAAFKDYQVNEELVKGAKSDYLFLHCLPAHREEEVSTGVIDGPNSVIFDQAENRLHAQKALMAALMG; translated from the coding sequence ATGAGTCACGGTACACCAGGCGTAACAGAGACGATTGCCGCACAGCTCAAAGGCCGTGATTTGCTGGAGCTGAATGATTACAGCCCGGAGGAAATCACGTATTTGATTGATCTGGCGATTGAGCTGAAGCGCAAGCAGAAGAACGGAGAGGTCTACCAGCCGCTGCTGGGGAAGACGATCGGCCTTATTTTTGAGAAATCCTCTACCCGCACACGGGTGTCGTTCGAAGTGGGGATGTATCAGCTGGGCGGTCATGCCCTGTTCCTGAGCAAAAATGATATCCAGCTTGGCCGTGGCGAGACGGTTGGTGATACGGCCCAGGTCATGTCGCGTTATCTGGACGGTATCATGATCCGTACGTTCGGCCATGATAAAGTGGAAGATTTGGCCCGCTACGCTTCGGTGCCTGTCATCAACGGCCTTAGCGATCTGGCTCATCCCTGCCAGGTGCTGGCGGACTACCAGACTGTATACGAGCACAAGGGCAAGCTGAAGGGACTGAAGCTGGCGTATATCGGCGACGGTAACAATATGGCGCATTCCCTGCTGATCGGCGGCGCCAAGCTGGGAGTACATGTCTCTATCGCCGGACCGGAAGGCTACGAGCCGGACGAGTCTGTGGTGGCCGAGGCGCGCGAGATCGCGAAGGAGACAGGTTCATTTATCACCGTAACCCGCAGCCCGCAGGAGGCCGTACAGGACGCTGATGTGATCTATACGGATGTCTGGGCGAGCATGGGCTTCGAGGCCGAGCAGCTGGCACGTGAAGCGGCGTTCAAGGACTATCAGGTCAACGAAGAGCTCGTAAAAGGCGCGAAGAGCGATTATCTGTTCCTGCACTGCCTGCCGGCCCACCGGGAGGAAGAGGTCAGCACCGGCGTCATCGACGGCCCGAACTCCGTGATCTTCGATCAGGCGGAGAACCGCCTGCATGCGCAGAAGGCGCTGATGGCGGCTTTGATGGGCTAG